In Lysinibacillus sp. FSL M8-0337, the following proteins share a genomic window:
- a CDS encoding acyltransferase family protein produces the protein MIKEWDFLRVVACLSILLLHTSSWVILEVGVEPEQQVYLFLRIALCYATPTFIVLSIIILSNRYRERLPMNFWSSRLQYILVPFLVWAFVDALLVESIYRKGLLWDKYFYNVVYGEFVGWFVVVIFQLYVVFALMKRFKWSITWFLPLSVLITLVHHAVIALPYPIFEEHANVLRLLFTGWLGYFAVAYAMGVSYERLAALAKKYRGATVVFVVLAVLFLTIRMLLGYTEVHSRRLDIVPLVFSVVLCVIAWGQSLPATKLVRIISQYAFMIYLIHWEVLRLSTSWFVAHFDSTLTRVSMLMLWTLVVCIALTKLLSFLPFSQWIVGKLKKR, from the coding sequence GTGATTAAAGAGTGGGATTTCCTACGTGTAGTGGCATGCCTATCCATTTTACTATTACATACATCATCGTGGGTAATTTTGGAGGTTGGTGTAGAACCCGAGCAACAGGTTTATCTGTTTTTGCGCATTGCGCTTTGCTATGCAACGCCGACGTTTATTGTGTTATCGATTATCATATTGTCGAATCGTTATCGTGAACGGCTACCAATGAATTTTTGGTCGAGTCGTCTTCAATATATTTTAGTGCCTTTTTTAGTGTGGGCTTTTGTTGATGCATTATTGGTGGAGTCAATTTATCGTAAAGGTTTGTTATGGGACAAGTATTTCTATAATGTAGTTTATGGAGAGTTTGTTGGCTGGTTTGTTGTGGTTATTTTCCAGCTATATGTAGTATTTGCGTTGATGAAGCGTTTTAAATGGTCGATTACTTGGTTTTTACCGCTTAGTGTGTTGATTACGCTTGTACATCATGCGGTCATTGCATTGCCTTATCCAATTTTTGAGGAGCATGCGAACGTGTTACGCTTGCTGTTTACAGGATGGCTTGGTTATTTTGCAGTTGCCTATGCGATGGGAGTCTCATATGAGAGACTAGCTGCATTGGCGAAGAAGTACCGAGGTGCAACGGTTGTTTTCGTTGTACTTGCTGTACTGTTTTTAACGATTCGTATGTTACTTGGCTATACAGAGGTGCATTCGAGGCGTCTTGATATAGTCCCGCTTGTCTTTAGTGTTGTGCTTTGTGTTATTGCTTGGGGGCAGTCATTGCCAGCTACGAAATTGGTTCGTATTATTAGTCAATATGCGTTTATGATTTACCTTATCCATTGGGAAGTGCTACGTCTATCGACAAGCTGGTTTGTGGCACATTTTGATAGCACATTGACGCGTGTTTCCATGCTTATGTTGTGGACACTTGTTGTTTGCATCGCGTTGACGAAACTATTGTCATTTTTACCGTTTAGTCAATGGATTGTTGGAAAGTTGAAAAAACGTTAA
- a CDS encoding DHHW family protein, whose amino-acid sequence MRKIQTYLLPITFFCIIFGGFVVHILTVDRPQSEMENRPLESANITPSAKDILTGTWSKQVESYISDQFPARDTWMRNYVNFQRVMGKTYLNDKYAVDDKTGWIISKPAAVKPEEELAAFASDLQRLSEGLAEKHIPFTFYSLPAKATYSREPSPHYMPEDAGITNNVKLHELVTAAGVDNIRLYDEMQENFSAERNFFKTDHHWTIRGAYSGYEALIHTLNKRLGETIATIPFDEANTFCLPNKFAGSWNKILYMTVENNEQICYNEPASFATQFTIYDGTIEGGITAPYEAVYGRAKQMSPDAIVNYADAYSRDFAELTIVNQNYDSDKHLVVIKDSYFNTIQFHVASHFKTVTILDLRYLEKDIIPYLQNMQPDYVILAYNDRNLKLMPE is encoded by the coding sequence ATGCGAAAAATTCAAACGTATCTATTACCAATTACATTTTTTTGCATTATTTTCGGTGGCTTCGTCGTGCATATATTAACGGTAGATCGGCCGCAATCAGAAATGGAAAACCGGCCATTAGAATCTGCCAACATTACGCCAAGCGCTAAGGACATTTTAACAGGGACATGGTCCAAGCAAGTAGAGTCGTATATTTCTGACCAGTTTCCTGCACGTGATACATGGATGCGCAATTATGTAAACTTTCAACGTGTTATGGGCAAAACGTATTTAAATGATAAGTACGCTGTTGACGATAAAACTGGCTGGATTATTTCTAAGCCGGCCGCCGTAAAACCCGAAGAAGAGCTAGCTGCTTTTGCCTCTGATTTACAACGCTTAAGCGAAGGTCTAGCGGAAAAGCATATACCGTTTACATTTTACTCCCTACCAGCAAAGGCGACTTATTCACGTGAGCCAAGCCCACACTATATGCCAGAAGATGCTGGTATTACCAACAATGTAAAACTGCACGAACTTGTTACCGCTGCTGGCGTTGACAATATTCGTCTTTATGATGAAATGCAAGAAAACTTTTCTGCCGAGCGCAACTTCTTTAAAACAGATCATCACTGGACAATTCGCGGTGCCTATTCAGGCTACGAAGCGCTTATCCATACACTAAACAAACGACTGGGCGAAACAATAGCAACCATTCCTTTTGATGAAGCCAATACATTTTGTTTACCAAATAAGTTCGCCGGCTCATGGAATAAAATACTCTATATGACCGTCGAGAATAATGAACAAATTTGCTATAACGAACCCGCATCGTTTGCAACACAATTTACAATTTACGACGGTACAATTGAAGGTGGCATCACTGCACCGTACGAAGCAGTATACGGTCGGGCGAAACAGATGAGTCCTGACGCAATAGTGAACTATGCGGATGCCTACAGCCGCGACTTTGCTGAACTTACAATCGTCAACCAAAACTATGACAGCGACAAACATCTCGTCGTTATTAAAGATTCATACTTTAACACCATTCAATTTCACGTAGCAAGTCACTTTAAAACTGTTACCATTTTAGACTTACGTTATTTAGAGAAGGATATTATTCCTTACTTACAAAATATGCAACCGGACTATGTTATTCTTGCCTATAATGATCGCAATTTAAAACTTATGCCCGAATAA
- a CDS encoding MBOAT family O-acyltransferase: protein MVFSSLIFLYVFLPLVIVVYFISPKMLRNTILLLASLFFYAWGEPKYVLLMMLSIILNYVLGIVIENTASQSKRKTLLWLVIVSNLAILGYYKYAGFFVEIVNNYLTQPIEWQAVPLPIGISFYTFQALSYVIDVYRKDVKAQRNFLDLSLFITLFPQLVAGPIVRYQTVAEQIKKRIATAEDWMIGTRRFVQGLAKKVLIANPMGEVADHVFSLSGGDLTTGTAWIGILAYSLQIYFDFSGYSDMAIGLARIFGFKFEENFNYPYIAQSVTDFWRRWHISLSSWFRDYVYFPLGGSRVSHEWKLYRNLLIVWTLTGFWHGASWTFMAWGFYYGILICLEKWVLLKWLARIPRIVRHMYILIIVMIGWVFFRANDFTYAFSFIKTLFGLSDAALYNYETILLTKDYALYFVIAIIFAMPIYKLYQTWSEQKAAASLSFDWGLRITQTIYYGALLLFITMFLVNATHNPFIYFRF from the coding sequence ATGGTATTTAGTAGTCTTATTTTTTTATATGTCTTTTTGCCATTAGTGATTGTTGTGTACTTCATCTCTCCGAAGATGCTACGCAATACGATTTTACTGTTGGCAAGTTTGTTCTTTTACGCTTGGGGTGAGCCGAAATATGTGCTTCTCATGATGCTGTCCATCATACTCAATTATGTGCTCGGTATCGTTATTGAAAACACCGCTTCCCAGTCCAAGCGCAAAACATTACTTTGGTTAGTCATTGTTAGTAACCTAGCCATCTTAGGCTATTACAAATATGCTGGCTTTTTCGTGGAGATTGTCAATAATTATTTGACGCAACCTATTGAATGGCAGGCTGTACCGCTGCCAATCGGTATATCATTTTACACGTTCCAAGCTCTTAGTTATGTAATTGATGTCTATCGTAAGGACGTAAAGGCACAGCGCAATTTTTTAGATTTATCACTTTTCATTACATTATTTCCGCAACTCGTTGCAGGCCCTATCGTTCGTTATCAAACGGTAGCTGAACAAATAAAGAAACGAATTGCGACAGCAGAAGATTGGATGATTGGGACGCGTCGCTTTGTACAAGGGTTGGCGAAAAAAGTACTGATAGCCAATCCGATGGGCGAAGTTGCCGATCACGTCTTTAGCTTATCAGGTGGGGATTTAACAACTGGGACTGCCTGGATTGGGATTTTAGCGTACTCCCTGCAAATTTATTTTGACTTCTCAGGCTATAGTGATATGGCAATTGGGTTAGCACGAATTTTCGGCTTTAAATTTGAAGAAAACTTTAACTATCCATATATAGCACAATCTGTTACAGACTTTTGGCGACGCTGGCATATCTCACTTAGCAGTTGGTTTAGAGATTATGTCTACTTCCCACTTGGTGGTAGTCGTGTTAGCCATGAATGGAAACTATATCGTAACTTACTTATTGTGTGGACACTTACTGGTTTTTGGCACGGGGCTAGTTGGACGTTTATGGCATGGGGCTTTTACTACGGTATCTTAATTTGCTTGGAAAAATGGGTGCTGCTGAAATGGTTGGCACGCATTCCACGCATAGTCCGACATATGTATATATTAATTATTGTAATGATTGGCTGGGTGTTCTTTAGAGCAAATGATTTTACATATGCATTTTCATTTATCAAAACGCTGTTTGGGCTTTCCGATGCCGCACTGTACAATTATGAAACGATTTTACTGACAAAAGATTATGCGCTTTACTTTGTCATCGCTATTATTTTTGCCATGCCGATTTATAAGCTTTATCAAACATGGAGTGAACAAAAGGCAGCCGCTTCCCTATCATTTGACTGGGGTCTGCGCATTACACAAACCATTTACTATGGTGCACTTTTGTTATTTATTACGATGTTTTTAGTAAACGCAACACATAATCCATTCATTTACTTTAGATTTTAG